GGCATGGTGGTAGCGGCGCTATGATCTGGCAGCTGATGTTTGCTGACAGCGGGCTCCTTTTTGGCTTGAAGCGTTTTCCTGAACAACGCCGTGCTTCGCTGTTCTGCCTTGATTCGGAAACCGGCCGGATGCTGTGCGATGATTTCGTGCTCACCGGTGGTGCCGATTTTGCCGAACCTGTTGGTGACGGATGGATGATCGGTCTTGAAACCACCCACAGCAATCTGCTCTTTTGCCATGGTTTTCAGCCGGGAAGCCCGGAGCATCAGGGTATCTGGGCGGTCGATCTTGCCGAAGGTACTCTGGCCTGGGGCCGTCCGGACGTAGCTTTTGCGGCCAATCTTGGTGAGTCCGTTCTTGCCTATAAATCCCGCGTTTTCGCTGGTTTCCCCGAGCGGGATTACTTCCTGATCGATCCTCTTACAGGCCGGGAGGTCGAGCACATTGGCACTGATCCTGAGCGCTTCAATGCTTTGCGCAACGAAGCCGTCGGCGAGGAGGAGCGGCAGGGGGTTGTGCTGCCTTCAGCAGGCATGGACGAATTCGGGCATCTTGAAACCATCAGGCTCGGTGGCTCAACCGTAACGGTGATGCATCGGCTGGTCAGTGGGGGGGGAACGGAAAACGCATGGAACTCGGTTCTTGCTCTTAATGCGGGCGATCGTCTCCTTTTCGAGGATACGATGGGCCAGGCCGGAGCGGCGCCGCTGTTCAACAACTTTCTTGTCAGGGACCAGCGGCTCTATTACATCAAAGAGAGAGAAATGCTCGTCAGCATCGA
This portion of the Chlorobaculum parvum NCIB 8327 genome encodes:
- a CDS encoding DUF4905 domain-containing protein yields the protein MMANGSIVSSGQSLPEGGWSWHGGSGAMIWQLMFADSGLLFGLKRFPEQRRASLFCLDSETGRMLCDDFVLTGGADFAEPVGDGWMIGLETTHSNLLFCHGFQPGSPEHQGIWAVDLAEGTLAWGRPDVAFAANLGESVLAYKSRVFAGFPERDYFLIDPLTGREVEHIGTDPERFNALRNEAVGEEERQGVVLPSAGMDEFGHLETIRLGGSTVTVMHRLVSGGGTENAWNSVLALNAGDRLLFEDTMGQAGAAPLFNNFLVRDQRLYYIKEREMLVSIDLS